One genomic window of Coffea eugenioides isolate CCC68of chromosome 1, Ceug_1.0, whole genome shotgun sequence includes the following:
- the LOC113780232 gene encoding probable inactive patatin-like protein 9: MEGGLELSKVTLEIFSKLEQQWLHHCQPHKKTRILCIDGGGVGSPTAIFAAHSLILLEDQIRAKSADSQSRIADFFDLIAGTGIGALYAAMLAADDGYGRPLFTARDAVTFVAQNQSRLFKVKATLGVFHRRQRFSGRSMDMVLKEAFRREDGKVLTLKDTCKPLLVPCFDLNSSAPFVFSRAGASESPSYDFELWKVCRATSATPSLFKPFHLQSVDGKTSCLAVDGGLVMNNPAAAAVTHVLHNKRDFPSVTGVDDLLVLSLGNGPSSLKLRANGDCSTSSVVSIVLDGVSETVDQMLGNAFCWNRNDYVRIQANGCVSGGVGEKEEDVMEERGVESLPFGGKRLLTETNGQRIAGFVQRLVASGRTSLPPSPCKETAVSPLANGR, from the exons ATGGAAGGAGGGTTGGAGCTGAGTAAAGTGACGCTGGAAATCTTCTCCAAGCTCGAGCAGCAGTGGTTGCATCACTGCCAACCCCACAAGAAGACTCGCATTCTCTGTATCGACGGCGGCGGTGTCGGCTCCCCCACCGCCATCTTCGCCGCTCATTCCTTGATCCTTCTCGAAGACCAGATCCGTGCCAAATCCGCTGACTCCCAATCTCGCATTGCCGATTTCTTCGATCTTATCGCCGGCACTGGCATTGGAGCTCTCTACGCCGCAATGCTCGCTGCCGACGACGGTTATGGACGTCCTTTGTTCACCGCCAGGGACGCCGTCACCTTCGTCGCCCAAAACCAGTCCCGCCTCTTCAAAGTCAAGGCCACCCTCGGAGTCTTCCACCGCCGACAGAGGTTCTCTGGCAGGAGCATGGATATGGTGTTGAAGGAGGCGTTCCGGAGGGAGGACGGCAAGGTCCTGACCTTGAAGGACACGTGCAAGCCTCTCCTGGTTCCCTGTTTTGACCTGAACAGCTCCGCGCCATTCGTTTTCTCCCGCGCCGGCGCTTCCGAGTCCCCCAGTTACGACTTCGAGTTGTGGAAGGTCTGTCGTGCCACGTCAGCCACCCCCTCCCTCTTCAAGCCTTTCCATCTGCAATCAGTCGATGGCAAAACCTCTTGCTTGGCGGTGGACGGCGGTCTCGTCATGAACAATCCCGCTGCCGCCGCCGTCACTCACGTCCTGCATAACAAACGTGATTTCCCCTCCGTCACCGGCGTCGATGACCTGCTGGTGCTTTCCCTGGGCAATGGTCCGTCAAGCTTGAAACTCCGCGCTAACGGTGATTGCTCAACGTCATCAGTCGTCAGCATTGTTCTTGATGGCGTCTCCGAAACGGTAGACCAAATGCTTGGAAACGCCTTTTGCTGGAACCGTAACGATTACGTCAGAATCCAG GCGAACGGTTGCGTGAGTGGAGGAGTGGGGGAGAAAGAGGAGGATGTGATGGAAGAGAGAGGCGTGGAATCATTACCGTTTGGCGGGAAACGGTTGCTGACGGAGACTAACGGACAGAGGATAGCGGGGTTTGTTCAACGGCTTGTTGCATCGGGGAGGACTAGTCTGCCGCCGAGTCCGTGCAAGGAAACTGCCGTTAGTCCTCTGGCTAACGGCCGttag